One region of Pogona vitticeps strain Pit_001003342236 chromosome 1, PviZW2.1, whole genome shotgun sequence genomic DNA includes:
- the LOC140702552 gene encoding uncharacterized protein LOC140702552 codes for MDVKLKKEVNHQISIQLKCWKDADQAVQHLMLIAGEGKTNWLASLLMEEMLAEGQDSVGVLTEKEEEVPFQGPSIKVLEHLNTSAPGMYKVLWPKLLSFVVAEEYTPALTPLCRCLKELATLRLEGSMLFLGSCRGGGWLSFLYKALGVALACCEDWAFVQRRLEELVEKTDFLEAAQIEKVAKILSFSAAGHLGLTLATLEDCVAGMELKMRLPALLAHQKYDQNSR; via the exons ATGGATGTGAAATTAAAGAAAG AAGTTAACCATCAGATCAGCATCCAGCTGAAATGCTGGAAAGATGCTGATCAGGCTGTCCAACATCTGATGCTCATTGCTGGAGAGGGGAAGACTAACTGGCTGGCCAGTCTCCTGATGGAAGAGATGTTGGCAGAG GGCCAAGACTCTGTCGGAGTCCtgactgaaaaagaagaggaggtccCTTTCCAAGGACCGTCCATTAAGGTGCTTGAGCATCTGAACACTTCAGCCCCAGGAATGTATAAA GTTCTGTGGCCGAAGCTGTTGTCCTTTGTGGTGGCAGAGGAATACACTCCTGCTCTGACGCCCCTCTGCAGATGCCTGAAGGAGTTGGCCACCCTTCGTCTGGAAGGATCCATGCTGTTCCTTGGGTCTTGCAGAGGaggaggttggttg agCTTCCTCTATAAAGCGCTGGGAGTGGCGCTGGCCTGTTGCGAGGACTGGGCGTTCGTTCAGCGCAGGCTGGAGGAGCTGGTGGAAAAAACTGATTTCCTGGAAGCAGCACAGATAGAG AAAGTGGCCAAGATCCTTTCCTTCTCTGCTGCGGGGCATTTGGGCCTCACCCTGGCCACATTAGAGGACTGTGTTGCTGGGATGGAGCTGAAAATGAGGCTACCTGCCCTCCTTGCCCACCAGAAG TATGACCAGAACAGCCGGTGA